DNA from Vanessa tameamea isolate UH-Manoa-2023 chromosome 19, ilVanTame1 primary haplotype, whole genome shotgun sequence:
TTTTTCAAGTATGTTTGGTTTCATTCGGACTGATGATTTTTCACATTTCtgaaaattagaataaatatcaaattttttaggttaaatttttttttttattaaaataaataatattgtagtcTGAATAGTagtgtataatttaaacatgtGGTAATTATTTACCTTTTTCTTGACCGGTGGTTCTAaatcaacttttttttcttttacttctGGTTTTTCTTCTAAAGGCTGTTCTCCTACAATTTCAAAAGCAggtttttcttctttttctttttttacaacATCTGCAAGCTTTTTTGCTCTTGACAAAACCAATGTCTTCTTATTTTTGGGTTTATTCGAACCGAGAATCTTTGAAATAGAATCTGCCCAGCCctcgttttttaatataaggtcATCATCACTGTTATTGTTTTCAGAACTTTCTTCATTTGCGTCGTCTGATACCTCTGCCTCATATTCAGAATCTTCAGCTTCTTCACTGGACGATTCAGAATTGGAAACTATAAgaagattatttaatacatatttattttgtcttttttgaTAATAAACACGCCGAAAAAACACTACAATACCGTTTAATTACCTGATACTTTAAGTGTTGGCTTACTCATTTTTTCAGCCACTACCATTATTCTATATATAGTCTTATAAACTAGTAATGATAAATGAGGTAGAATTAAACTTAAATGTCGATATTAGATGATATTTTGCCGCACGTGTGTTGGTCTAAGTTGTCATTCCAAGTTGTGACACTTGATAAGTATGTGAAAAGTTTGAAGTGATAAACGTCAAAACTTTATAATCAGACAGACATGTGAggcaaatgtaaatttaatttatcgtgATTGTATATTTAGGAGTAATAGCCTAGGACTAAACTATTACTACAGTTCAGTgacctaataaaattattttaatcaacatTTCCCAAGTGTTACTTCATACTTGCGTGTAATTTGAACGCGTTCACGGTTTcatgttttatatacttttatctgTTTTGGTTTTACCATATATTGGAACGtaagatgtttttaaaaataaaatacagctgATCGTCAAGTAGAGTGAAGTGTGTTCTATCCTGTGGAAAATGGTGGTTTTGTATTAAACATGGCGAATATAGCAAGTCCTTTACCTTATATTACTAAAAGAGAATATGgtcttgtaaataatttgaaatctcaattatttaataaacggcTGAATGCGGCTAAAAACTTGTATCGCCGTGATTTAGTGTGTCATTTTGGATGTGTAAATGCAATTGAATTTTCTAGCAATGGCGAGTTATTCGTATCAGGTaagttagatttttttacatcTTTCGTGcttccataaataattaaatattaagttttttgatAAGCGTATGGCTATACTTTTAATGTGAAtactattataattgttttaactatttgtttttcttttatcaatATCGATAACAACTGGTGGGtgtgtgaaggaaaacatttgtctatatttaataacatacgtattatatgtaaatacaatagagtaaatatttaattataaattcaccGAATcggattttaaataatgaaaacagcaagtaaattcaatttattaaatagtaataaaaagtattccaattaaaattttcattttaataaatatcaacaaattggtctttttaaaaatgtaggACCTGTAGGTAAAAGTAGCCAAAACAATAACCCTAGAGTACTCTTTTTTTCAATGAATGATCATTTCtgtgcattttattattatttgacataatttCTTGAAATGTAGTTATAACACTTTTAAAAGTGGTAAACTGACGtctttgagtaaaatattttcaatcaacATCTAGTATATattggtataatttatttttctttcttttactCAAGTTGATGACTGAAGAACGAAAGGTACTGCTTAGGCATATATACAATGGTATAGTAGAAATGTCAGATATGTTTGTCTATATTTGTTTAGGAAACCAccctaacataaataataaacataaaagacAAATTACTTAGTTTTTAGGGGTATAATATCAGGTTGCGGCTTTATAcagtaaaacaaatgaatattgtaaaatatgattcaaaagtgcttgtaagaagctattttataaagtattatttggtttgatttaaaaaagtaaggTGCACAGTTTTAAGGCAGATATTCTTATTCTTCTCTTACATTTACTGAATATTTATGCATATGATGCTGTTTATCTTTTTCCAGGTGGAGATGACAGGCGGGTGATGGTCTGGCAATTTGGACAGGCCATTCTAGAACATGGAAAGCCTGAACCAATGAAAGCATTACATCAATCAAATATATTCTGCCTGGGTGTCACATCAGATAACCAAAAGATATATTCAGGAGGAAATGATGATATTGTaagttatcaaatttatttattgtatgatgaattcatattttttagaaaaatataaattatcaataatatttaaaaggcatataataaaaaaatatgtttttttcttgaTTATATTCCCTTTTTATCCTCCTCCTGCTAAATTTGGCCAAGGCATCATTCTCAATAGAAAAAAGGGTGTGTGTGTACCAATTTACCCCTCAGTGCTAACTGCACTGAGCGTGCAGTTAGCACTGAGGGGTATATTCAAGTTCAATAATTATtccttcactctcataatctgacaAAAGGAGAAGGAATCACTTGTATATTgaatactaaatacatatttatatttcaaatatgtattttgcaaaatatagttaaaaatactgttttttatgttctatacattcatatttcaaatatacatggatatattttgtgtttcgtattttatttacaaccaTTAGGTACCCTATGTAAATTTCTGTAATTCTAACAAAGTTTCATGATGATATAAAgtctaaatataacataaagtcactttagcatttataatattagttaagatatTTCTTCTGACAGGTAATAGTCCATGATGTAGAAAGCAAGCATCCGGTAGAGGTTTTACAACATCAGCGAGCTGTGTGCAGTCTGAGCATTGACCCTTTTAATGAACGAGTAGTCACTACTGCTGGAAATGATGGGAGGTTGCTACTGTTTGACACCAGGCAGTCTGTACATGGTATGTTTTTACTGTTAATAATTATCATCTGTTTATCTTACTAAAAGTTGTAGATGTTCATAGATGTCTATGGTGTTTGTAATGGTGgtattcataaaattacatGTGACCAGTATATTTCCAAAGAAaagtataataagaaaaattgtagtaaatatttttaaattaaccaaaaacataaatgatttgtTACTTCATTTTAATAAGTAGTTTTAGTTTTTGAAATGATTATTATCAAAGACAGATTAACTCATAGCAACCGATGATGCAATAGGCAATTAATCAGTTGTCAATATTCTGTCAGGTTAGGTAATATGACTTTTTTCAACTAGCTGCTGTTTGGtcaatcgttttaaatttaattatgaatttctttatttttataaataaaattttatataaaaaaaaaagaaatctccataattttatttaacatgcaatattaatatatatttatttatatttaattaataaatatttgcagaATCACTAGTGATATCACGCAGTCGGAGAGCATTTCATGGTGTAATGTTTCACCCGCAACAAGTTGGAATGCTTGTATCCGCCAATGCAAGAGACGGCGTTGCACTATGGGACCTAAGATCTCCTAAACAGTGAGTGTTGGTGTTACTATGATGTACAAAGACTATTATTACCCATGTCTAGTAATGGTCGTAAAATTTTTGTTAAGTAAAACTAGCTCCCTCCACACCAGGAGCCTAATGTGGTTTCCATTGCGAAGAAAAAAGTGGTTAGCTTAGCTGCAGATTTAGTCAAACTTAACACCCTGGGATCTATTACACCCCGGACCAAGCCAGTCCAGatggtattatttatgtatgtctgCTCGTACATACCACATCTACCCATCAAGATAGATGATGAAACCCAAATGTTATATAGTTGCCTAAATGTTTTGGATATAGGCTATGTGTACTATAATGCGTTAAAATCTACTATTTGCTCTTATAAACTTCTAGCATCTGTGGAATGATTAACGAGTCctgaataattgaataaacttctcactaattattttgtgtaatttaaaaaccaaatatttttcgCGTGTATGTATAGTCCCGTGATCCGCTACGTGGGCAACAGTGGCTCCTGCCAGAACAGTATGAGCGTCCGCATCAACCAAACCGGCACGCATGTGCTCGCCCTGCGGCGGCGCCTGCCCCCCGTGCTGTATGCCGTGCACTCCCCGGAGCCGGTGGCCGAGTTCTACCACCAGGATTACTACAACTCGTGTACGATGAAGAGTTGCTGTTTCGCGGGGAGGGGTGATCAGTTCGTGTTATCGGGATCTGATGATTTCAACCTGTACATGTGGAAAATACCAGATACGGGAGGCGGTGTTGGTGAGTGGGCATTGACATTTCTCAATATATCTGTTTAATagaaaagatattatttcacttGTCTGGAAACAGTTTTTTAACAATAGAAGCGCGAGAAGTGGCCGCTCTTaggcaaattttattttacaataatttgaaatcgagatatatttttattttatatttcttttcgtTTAATAAAGGATAAGTTTGAGTTTGTAATTATGAGTAATtcttttgcaaaaaatataaaatgaacaatCAGGCTTAGAACTAAGacaaatttaagtatatattttatattaagacaaATGTGTGTGCTATagggttaaatattttttatcagattTGGTGGTTGAGCCGCCACACATTGTTTTGTACGGACATCGGTCAATCGTGAATCAAGTTCGGTACAACTCGAATTATTGTCTCATCGCGTCATCGGGAGTGGAGAAAATTATAAAGGTCAAAAGCATTTAAACTTCATTAACTAACTTAATGTatgataaagtttaaataaaatatatattaatttcttcttaagtcaaattaaattattttcagagcaaacgtaatatatattgatataaaaccattttattcaattctttAACATGCTATTATAATGGTTTTATAAGGGACAATGTCAAAAATCCTTTCAGTAATCGACTATGGATAGGAAGAACCAATATtggttgttttataaaacttacatgCCTTTTTGCATAATATTGTCGGTATTAGAAATCCTTATgccgttttaaattaaataattttattattctttaaatattttggcaAGTGGCAATACTgaaaaatgtacttattattaagtattgccATTTACATTCGTATTATTGATGGATATGTTCTACGTAAACTTTTCGATGTGTAATATAAAGAACAATGATGTAACAGATCTGGTCTGCGCTGGAGTACCCGCAGATGCGTGGCGCTCTGTTGGAGGAGGCCCAGGGTTCTGACAACCCGCGCGAGATATACAGCCACGAAGATTACGTTTCGCTCGTCCATCACAGTGGACAGGTttgtcgttttaaatataattagcaacataatatttttctcatttcaCTTATCTGTATTCTAGTAATATTAAACAGTAATAtatagtgttatatatattttttaatttggtaatttCAAGTATGTTGATCCTAAGCAGTtgtcatttgaaaaaataaattgctcTACGACGGCCCATTTATCGCAAAAGATTATAAAGTATGTAATGAAATTCCACAGCCCATttcatatttatcaataaatgtttaaaactgatgttcaaaaaaattgtcaatacataaatatatatgattaataaattttcatttttttcattcTTGAGGGGGTCTTGTCGCTTGattttaaattccgaaccggtagcgTAGATCTATTTATTCGACGGCTCGCTCCTCTacgtgtaattaattaatttttactcgTTTAAtctactttgtattttttttgctgaCGTTACTCATAGAAATACACACATAATACATGCCTCAGACACACTGTCGTCTTGTAGGCACACGTCACTCAATCGTACTAATGCACACCGAgactaatttatacaataaataattaatcatgtaaaatgacgattcagttGCTTAAAAGAGCCTTGTTgacttaaatatgttttgatttagagacttaatgtttaatttttgttgacAGTATCTATCCCACAACTATGCTGAACAATCGACAAGCGAGGATCCACGCATGATGGCGTTCTTCGATTCATTAGTTCAGCGGGAATTGGAGTGTCTCGCTGAGGAAACGGATTCCCTGGACGAATCCAGTTCTGGTTCAGTAAACGGGAACGTTTCCGATACGAGTGATAGCGATCACATCGTAGCAGACTTCTTGCCCTTACCATCTAAAAGAGGTTAGTGCAGGCAGTGACTGCCTTTTTTCTGTTGCAAAGGGCGAAGGTATTGCACTATACAGCCTCGTCTTCAGTGTTTACTTTaagaatatttcatacaaaccATGGTAAAATCGGAAAAATTGGTTTTCTCAAAGGTAGAAACGGTAGTTAAAAAGTGGTAACTTGCAAAGATcagatttttcaataaaatatttacgagtaaaaaatattttttcagtaacTCCAAACGGGAGTCGAAGTCAACGGTGCCCAAATAGACTCGCGCGACTTGTCGCGTCGAGATATCCAAAGAACA
Protein-coding regions in this window:
- the LOC113399297 gene encoding DDB1- and CUL4-associated factor 5 translates to MANIASPLPYITKREYGLVNNLKSQLFNKRLNAAKNLYRRDLVCHFGCVNAIEFSSNGELFVSGGDDRRVMVWQFGQAILEHGKPEPMKALHQSNIFCLGVTSDNQKIYSGGNDDIVIVHDVESKHPVEVLQHQRAVCSLSIDPFNERVVTTAGNDGRLLLFDTRQSVHESLVISRSRRAFHGVMFHPQQVGMLVSANARDGVALWDLRSPKHPVIRYVGNSGSCQNSMSVRINQTGTHVLALRRRLPPVLYAVHSPEPVAEFYHQDYYNSCTMKSCCFAGRGDQFVLSGSDDFNLYMWKIPDTGGGVDLVVEPPHIVLYGHRSIVNQVRYNSNYCLIASSGVEKIIKIWSALEYPQMRGALLEEAQGSDNPREIYSHEDYVSLVHHSGQYLSHNYAEQSTSEDPRMMAFFDSLVQRELECLAEETDSLDESSSGSVNGNVSDTSDSDHIVADFLPLPSKRVTPNGSRSQRCPNRLARLVASRYPKNIRSQKRGSLRRNKQSRTCMSKSSAKGKRAAPRRARGPRRAPPRAPPRAPPAARRSAPSSERTDSDEPAHCLYRNTGRIIRPLRRRMNTTRSTKRKSKVTSYRKVMNLRNNSNMAQDSSDNNNFSNFDNYEDNLALPSTSTGYRGQSNSALFRIAEVDSDDDQSVGSRPISPSNQNGNQNIPTNLISIVPTPINGSRDSLSDSLRVGPPESESNNSSPVHESRTRMNLRRVRRNGRLSIQRSDSSESPPPKDYTENNFTIMDRLSPKVGYNRTVARLMNETNESEFESNCSTESSLWQAPNNIGTPDSGVGTVAGSSTRNNQPPADDVSDDPEYQAHKFRQRVKKARRNYRNHMDSDSN
- the LOC113399449 gene encoding RRP15-like protein; this encodes MVVAEKMSKPTLKVSVSNSESSSEEAEDSEYEAEVSDDANEESSENNNSDDDLILKNEGWADSISKILGSNKPKNKKTLVLSRAKKLADVVKKEKEEKPAFEIVGEQPLEEKPEVKEKKVDLEPPVKKKKCEKSSVRMKPNILEKDRERLLAKIATKGVVQLFNAVRNQQKSFETELNKDLPEGKKEKILKKFDKRAFLDTLMGQSKSIVIEDQTKPLKDELKAEDKPQWNALRDDFMMGAKMKDWDKEVEE